In Nocardia asteroides, the following proteins share a genomic window:
- a CDS encoding amidohydrolase family protein, translated as MDRIDVHQHLIPPVYREVLVGQGISAAGGREVPAWSVDSAREMMNESGIGAAVLSVSTPGTSFLADPGEAATLARAVNDFSAAVAAQEPDRFGFFATVPWPDVDAAAAEATRALDTLDADGVVLLSNARGVYVGQPDQDALFRVLDERSAVVFVHPADVPGPTVDGVPPFATDFLLDTSRAAYLLVRNDIRRRYPNIRFILSHGGGFVPYAAHRMALAIFSETGRSPIEVLEEFASFYFDTALSSSAAALPSLLAFADPGHVLYGSDWPFAPQAAVAWFDAGLGEFDGVDREARDAIRHGNAAALLPRFGGAPAAVPTAPLLTRTRRELRRRAFGAIARAASRRA; from the coding sequence ATGGATCGGATCGACGTACACCAGCACCTGATACCGCCTGTGTATCGGGAGGTGCTGGTCGGTCAAGGGATCAGCGCCGCGGGTGGACGCGAGGTACCGGCCTGGTCGGTGGACTCCGCCCGGGAGATGATGAACGAATCCGGGATCGGTGCGGCGGTGCTGTCGGTGTCGACGCCGGGAACCAGCTTTCTGGCCGATCCGGGCGAGGCCGCGACCCTCGCCCGGGCCGTGAACGACTTCTCCGCGGCCGTCGCCGCCCAGGAGCCCGACCGCTTCGGCTTCTTCGCGACGGTGCCGTGGCCGGATGTGGATGCGGCGGCCGCGGAGGCGACGCGGGCACTGGACACCCTCGACGCCGATGGTGTGGTGCTGCTGAGCAACGCGCGCGGCGTGTACGTCGGGCAGCCGGACCAGGACGCGCTGTTCCGGGTGCTCGACGAGCGCTCGGCCGTGGTGTTCGTGCATCCGGCGGATGTGCCGGGACCGACCGTCGACGGAGTCCCGCCCTTTGCCACCGACTTCCTGCTCGACACGAGTCGCGCCGCGTACCTGCTCGTCCGCAACGATATTCGCCGACGCTATCCCAATATCCGGTTCATCCTCAGTCACGGCGGCGGGTTCGTGCCATACGCCGCGCACCGGATGGCGCTGGCGATCTTCAGCGAGACCGGGCGCAGTCCCATCGAGGTGCTCGAGGAGTTCGCGAGCTTCTACTTCGACACCGCGCTGTCCTCGAGCGCGGCGGCGCTGCCGAGCTTGCTGGCCTTCGCCGATCCCGGTCACGTGCTCTACGGCAGTGACTGGCCTTTCGCGCCACAGGCAGCAGTAGCCTGGTTCGATGCCGGACTGGGGGAGTTCGACGGCGTCGACCGAGAGGCTCGAGACGCGATCCGTCACGGCAACGCGGCCGCGTTGCTTCCCCGCTTCGGCGGAGCGCCGGCCGCCGTGCCGACGGCTCCGCTGCTGACACGGACGCGCCGTGAGCTGCGCAGGCGCGCCTTCGGCGCAATCGCGCGGGCGGCCTCTCGACGGGCCTGA